In Citrus sinensis cultivar Valencia sweet orange chromosome 4, DVS_A1.0, whole genome shotgun sequence, one DNA window encodes the following:
- the LOC102629410 gene encoding cytosolic sulfotransferase 12-like has product MACQEEGLLLDEYPKEKFWEILDLYQLDGYWYSGDVIPGTTWLKALCICIMGNQRKNDRDEVDQLEVKNPHDHIKCLEYLYYFNLLSKLKDMQSPRVFNTHLPYSALPESIKNSECKIVYIARNPKDTFVSLWHFFNQILPPNTEPYRLEKAYDSFIKGIHLFGPFHDHVLEYWQESLKNPNKLLFLKYEDLKRDPKGEVRKLASFLGRPFGDEDNDEVDKVLWRSSFERLKNLEVNKNGKLSDSGVPNSSFFRLGNVGDWQNCFTDEMKQGLDEITCKKFEGTGLDL; this is encoded by the exons atGGCCTGCCAAGAAGAAGGTTTGTTACTTGATGAATATCCCAAAGAAAAATTCTGGGAAATTCTTGACCTTTACCAGTTGGATGGATATTGGTACAGCGGCGATGTGATTCCAG GAACCACTTGGCTTAAGGCCCTTTGTATTTGCATTATGGGAAACCAACGCAAAAATGATCGTGATGAAGTTGACCAGCTTGAAGTCAAAAATCCTCATGATCATATAAAGTGCTTGGAATATTTGTACTACTTTAATTTACTGTCTAAGCTGAAAGATATGCAATCTCCTAGAGTTTTTAACACCCATTTGCCCTACAGTGCCTTGCCAGAATCGATCAAGAACTCCGAGTGCAAGATCGTTTACATAGCTCGAAACCCTAAGGACACTTTTGTTTCACTATGGCATTTCTTCAACCAAATTTTACCACCCAATACGGAGCCATATCGGTTAGAAAAAGCCTACGATTCTTTTATTAAAgggattcatttatttgggCCATTTCATGATCACGTTTTAGAGTACTGGCAGGAGAGCTTAAAGAACCCGAACAAGCTGTTGTTCTTGAAATATGAAGACCTGAAAAGAGATCCCAAAGGAGAAGTGAGGAAGCTGGCTTCATTTCTTGGTCGGCCGTTTGGTGACGAAGATAATGATGAGGTGGATAAGGTGCTGTGGAGATCGAGTTTTGAGAGGCTTAAGAATTTGGAGGTTAACAAAAATGGAAAGCTTTCGGATTCTGGAGTGCCGAACAGTTCCTTTTTCAGACTGGGCAACGTGGGGGACTGGCAGAATTGTTTCACGGATGAGATGAAGCAGGGTTTGGATGAAATTACATGCAAGAAATTCGAGGGAACTGGCCTTGATTTGTAg
- the LOC127901782 gene encoding uncharacterized protein LOC127901782 isoform X2 produces the protein MSSIVKKRKSRGRTNLPQLVRNRNNGQKLIVEYNKRGQPHGKVATRLFSFLGVLARTMVRISYEDWSKVPSETKEKIWECIKFSFEMDDELQGKFLSSAANKWRTFKNRLTTKYIKRYKDKPEALKCPPKMYDFIEQEDWEVFVRYRTSSAFEEISQKYRERRAKNIYNHCLSRKGYVGLKEELQQAAGNNEEISRSTLWKAARKNKKGRYTSEVVREKADEIDEITKKSEEGVIATGGRNDVLTIALGTPESSGRVRTGGRFATPSSYFGRKKRSFSSNNELQERITQLEENYEKISQEKFLLEQNVGKIVQEQMMHFFEEFRKNGVLPIQSPKVPSEKGSCSEEPRMKKKCSKKKQVHMQNECFKKKQGKSCMLAVGSINNIVAKGTMLENNDPNSTVHGVPLAVTDVRVAVDIAIKGDTFFTKACQG, from the exons ATGAGTTCAAttgtcaaaaaaagaaaaagtagagGTCGAACGAATTTACCTCAGCTGGTCAGAAATAGAAACAATGGACAAAAGCTTATAGTTGAGTATAACAAAAGAGGACAACCACATGGCAAGGTAGCAACACGATTGTTTAGCTTTTTGGGTGTCTTGGCACGCACCATGGTTCGAATTTCTTATGAAGATTGGAGCAAAGTGCCATCAGAGACCAAAGAAAAGATATGGGAATGCATAAAA TTCTCTTTTGAGATGGATGATGAGCTTCAAGGCAAATTCTTATCTTCAGCTGCGAATAAATGGAGAACCTTCAAGAATAGACTCACCACTAAATATATCAAGAGATATAAAGATAAGCCAGAGGCACTGAAATGCCCGCCTAAAATGTATGATTTTATCGAGCAAGAAGATTGGGAAGTTTTCGTACGTTATCGAACTTCTAGTGCATTTGAG GAAATCAGCCAAAAATATAGAGAAAGAAGggcaaaaaatatatacaatcaTTGCCTTTCAAGGAAAGGCTATGTGGGATTAAAGGAGGAATTG cAACAAGCTGCTGGAAACAATGAAGAAATTAGTCGCTCTACCTTATGGAAAGCAGCAcgtaaaaataagaaaggtAGATACACGAGCGAGGTCGTTAGAGAAAAGGCTGATGAAATA GATGAGATAACAAAGAAAAGTGAGGAAGGGGTTATAGCTACTGGTGGTAGGAATGATGTTCTAACAATAGCTTTAGGAACCCCTGAAAGTTCAGGTCGAGTAAGAACTGGAGGACGTTTTGCCACACCTTCTTCATACTTTGGAAGGAAAAAACGAAGCTTCTCATCCAACAATGAGTTACAAGAGCGTATAACTCAACTAGAggaaaattatgagaaaatttcacaagaaaaatttctGTTAGAGCAAAATGTGGGGAAGATTGTACAAGAACAAATGATGcatttttttgaagaattcCGAAAGAATGGAGTCCTACCGATCCAGTCACCAAAAGTTCCCTCAGAAAAAGGCAGCTGCTCCGAAGAAccaagaatgaagaaaaagtgCTCCAAGAAAAAACAAGTACATATGCAAAATGAGTGCTTCAAGAAGAAACAa GGCAAATCATGTATGTTAGCAGTGGGCAGCATAAACAATATTGTAGCCAAAGGTACAATGTTAGAAAACAATGATCCTAATTCTACTGTGCATGGAGTACCATTGGCAGTCACGGATGTTCGTGTGGCTGTTGATATAGCAATTAAAGGGGATACCTTTTTTACCAAGGCCTGTCAGGGATGA
- the LOC127901782 gene encoding uncharacterized protein LOC127901782 isoform X3: MSSIVKKRKSRGRTNLPQLVRNRNNGQKLIVEYNKRGQPHGKVATRLFSFLGVLARTMVRISYEDWSKVPSETKEKIWECIKFSFEMDDELQGKFLSSAANKWRTFKNRLTTKYIKRYKDKPEALKCPPKMYDFIEQEDWEVFVRYRTSSAFEEISQKYRERRAKNIYNHCLSRKGYVGLKEELQQAAGNNEEISRSTLWKAARKNKKGRYTSEVVREKADEIDEITKKSEEGVIATGGRNDVLTIALGTPESSGRVRTGGRFATPSSYFGRKKRSFSSNNELQERITQLEENYEKISQEKFLLEQNVGKIVQEQMMHFFEEFRKNGVLPIQSPKVPSEKGSCSEEPRMKKKCSKKKQVHMQNECFKKKQMM; this comes from the exons ATGAGTTCAAttgtcaaaaaaagaaaaagtagagGTCGAACGAATTTACCTCAGCTGGTCAGAAATAGAAACAATGGACAAAAGCTTATAGTTGAGTATAACAAAAGAGGACAACCACATGGCAAGGTAGCAACACGATTGTTTAGCTTTTTGGGTGTCTTGGCACGCACCATGGTTCGAATTTCTTATGAAGATTGGAGCAAAGTGCCATCAGAGACCAAAGAAAAGATATGGGAATGCATAAAA TTCTCTTTTGAGATGGATGATGAGCTTCAAGGCAAATTCTTATCTTCAGCTGCGAATAAATGGAGAACCTTCAAGAATAGACTCACCACTAAATATATCAAGAGATATAAAGATAAGCCAGAGGCACTGAAATGCCCGCCTAAAATGTATGATTTTATCGAGCAAGAAGATTGGGAAGTTTTCGTACGTTATCGAACTTCTAGTGCATTTGAG GAAATCAGCCAAAAATATAGAGAAAGAAGggcaaaaaatatatacaatcaTTGCCTTTCAAGGAAAGGCTATGTGGGATTAAAGGAGGAATTG cAACAAGCTGCTGGAAACAATGAAGAAATTAGTCGCTCTACCTTATGGAAAGCAGCAcgtaaaaataagaaaggtAGATACACGAGCGAGGTCGTTAGAGAAAAGGCTGATGAAATA GATGAGATAACAAAGAAAAGTGAGGAAGGGGTTATAGCTACTGGTGGTAGGAATGATGTTCTAACAATAGCTTTAGGAACCCCTGAAAGTTCAGGTCGAGTAAGAACTGGAGGACGTTTTGCCACACCTTCTTCATACTTTGGAAGGAAAAAACGAAGCTTCTCATCCAACAATGAGTTACAAGAGCGTATAACTCAACTAGAggaaaattatgagaaaatttcacaagaaaaatttctGTTAGAGCAAAATGTGGGGAAGATTGTACAAGAACAAATGATGcatttttttgaagaattcCGAAAGAATGGAGTCCTACCGATCCAGTCACCAAAAGTTCCCTCAGAAAAAGGCAGCTGCTCCGAAGAAccaagaatgaagaaaaagtgCTCCAAGAAAAAACAAGTACATATGCAAAATGAGTGCTTCAAGAAGAAACAa ATGATGTAG
- the LOC127901782 gene encoding uncharacterized protein LOC127901782 isoform X1, with product MHIEKNVCESLVGTLLDIPGKSKDGFAARMDLHEMGVRKELLPRVGQNGTKLPPACYTLSREEKKKFCKTLFELKVPDGYCSNFRNLISLQDLKIYGLKSHDCHALMQQLFPLAIRSLLPKHVRYVIIRFCAFFSNLCSKVVDVSKLDQMQADLVNTICLLEKYFLPAFFDIMIHLPVHLVREVKLCGPVYLRWMYPFERQMKILKDYVRNRDKPEGCIVESYIAEEAIEFCIEYLSEVDAIGIPPKKYRSDVGLPLPGGCVVRIDRKLWVQAHRYVLENTNEVQPYIIEHMEFLKKKYPAKSKKKKWLQDEHNRTFIYWLRQKVEIQLNESRNNISEALRWIAHGPRPEVIKYQGYEINGYRFHTKERDDLRVLQNSGVYLEANTFQISSAKDKNPVVANMSFYGVIQEIWELDYNKFKIPVFKCDWVENNHGIKNDELGATLVNLNRIGHKDDCFILASQPIQVFYAEDQLDPRWSIVIVNPRREYIDDSREDLGDIMLEHQNSSNLMPSVESFDKMSDDDLAYIRTDINEETLVENVD from the exons ATGCATATTGAAAAGAATGTGTGTGAAAGTCTTGTGGGGACTTTACTTGACATTCCAGGGAAATCAAAAGATGGTTTTGCAGCTCGTATGGATCTACATGAAATGGGTGTAAGGAAAGAATTACTGCCAAGAGTTGGccaaaatggaacaaaattaCCTCCTGCGTGTTATACTTTGTCAagggaagaaaagaaaaaattttgtaagacATTGTTTGAACTTAAGGTTCCTGATGgctattgttcaaattttagaaatctaATCTCATTGCAAGATTTGAAAATCTATGGCTTGAAATCTCATGATTGTCATGCTTTGATGCAACAATTGTTTCCTTTAGCAATACGATCCTTGTTACCAAAACATGTTAGATAtgtaataataagattttgtgctttttttaGCAACCTGTGCAGTAAAGTAGTGGATGTGTCAAAATTGGATCAAATGCAAGCAGATTTGGTGAATACTATATGCttgttagaaaaatatttcttgCCAGCTTTCTTTGATATTATGATTCACTTACCAGTGCACCTTGTTAGAGAAGTCAAACTTTGTGGACCTGTTTACCTCCGATGGATGTATCCATTTGAGAGgcaaatgaaaatattgaagGATTATGTACGAAATCGAGATAAACCAGAGGGTTGCATTGTTGAATCATATATAGCTGAAGAGGCTATTGAGTTCTGCATAGAATACTTATCTGAAGTTGATGCAATTGGCATTCCACCGAAAAAATACAGATCTGATGTTGGATTACCTTTACCAGGAGGATGTGTTGTTAGAATAGATCGTAAATTATGGGTGCAGGCACATAGATATGTACTGGAAAATACAAATGAAGTTCAGCCGTATATCAT AGAGCATATGGAgttcttgaagaagaaatatccAGCAaagtcaaagaagaaaaaatggctACAGGATGAACATAATAGGACTTTCATATATTGGTTGCGTCAAAAA GTTGAAATTCAACTTAACGAATCAAGGAACAATATCTCGGAAGCCTTAAGGTGGATTGCACATGGACCTCGCCCTGAAGTGATAAAGTACCAAGGCTATGAAATTAATGGTTATCGTTTTCATACCAAAGAACGTGATGACTTACGAGTTTTACAGAACAGTGGAGTCTATTTAGAGGCAAACACATTTCAGATTTCAAGTGCTAAAGATAAGAATCCTGTGGTGGCAaatatgtcattttatggaGTTATACAAGAGATATGGGAGCTTGATTACAACAAGTTCAAGATTCCTGTATTTAAGTGTGATTGGGTTGAAAACAATCATGGGATAAAAAACGATGAGCTAGGAGCTACGTTGGTAAACCTTAATAGGATAGGCCATAAAGatgattgttttattttggcttCTCAACCGATACAAGTATTTTATGCTGAAGATCAACTCGATCCAAGGTGGTCTATTGTGATAGTGAATCCACGTAGGGAATATATAGATGATTCAAGAGAAGATCTAGGTGACATCATGTTAGAACATCAAAATTCTAGCAATTTGATGCCATCTGTTGAGTCATTTGATAAAATGAGTGATGACGATTTAGCTTACATCCGAACTGATATCAATGAGGAAACATTGGTTGAAAACGttgattag